The proteins below are encoded in one region of Pomacea canaliculata isolate SZHN2017 linkage group LG7, ASM307304v1, whole genome shotgun sequence:
- the LOC112567749 gene encoding histone H2A.Z-specific chaperone CHZ1-like, producing MGSRRMLGLFLLVVLATLCVQPCGSDDPELSDNKADEGGIFSFTLSSPFLFWSDDEYEVNDNVFVENTASQGKGDKDNTDDNHGDKSQVKDKEESGKEEDKQTDDERGDAAVSVLKELDDDDEDEVAQMDQLIDVDERFKGQRRLFKRASDDKDAAGSRKMLRDAAHNDSVALQDSFLCPQTPDMQQLSYYMDTCHNCLVQTDKHSCPLHEAALELKKQMTELQELLSYGCRMGCSSMTVGAATTPT from the exons ATGGGTAGCAGAAGGATGTTGGGACTGTTCTTGCTGGTGGTCCTGGCAACTCTGTGTGTCCAACCCTGCGGTAGCGATGATCCTGAGCTAAGCGATAACAAAGCCGACGAAGGTGGAATATTCAGCTTCACATTatcttctccttttctcttttggtCTGACGATGAGTACGAGGTAAACGATAACGTTTTTGTAGAAAATACAGCTAGTCAAGGTAAGGGTGACAAGGATAACACAGATGATAATCATGGTGACAAAAGCCAGGTCAAAGATAAAGAGGAGTCAGGCaaagaagaagataaacaaaCTGATGACGAACGCGGCGATGCGGCGGTTAGTGTCCTCAAAGAATtggacgacgacgatgaagacgaAGTCGCACAAATGGACCAGTTGATCGATGTAGATGAGAGGTTCAAGGGTCAACGAAGGCTTTTCAAACGGGCTTCCGATGACAAGGATGCTGCAGGCTCCAGAAAGATGCTGAGGGATGCCGCACACAACGACAGTGTGGCTTTGCAGGACTCCTTCCTCTGTCCACAGACACCAGACATGCAACAACTCTCCTACTACATGGACACTTGTCACAACTGTCTGG tgcagacagacaaacacagttGTCCACTACACGAGGCAGCGTTGGAGCTAAAGAAGCAGATGACTGAGCTGCAGGAACTTCTCAGCTACGGCTGTCGTATGG GATGCAGCAGCATGACAGTCGGTGCTGCCACAACTCCGACTTGA
- the LOC112567750 gene encoding uncharacterized protein LOC112567750, translating into MESLFRHMQNWHSAAHAPLRQSITQRVWTRVFWGQDGATSLFFRRLSTSSSSFLRVDSLGFMEQVSGHLWRWGSGEEQTLFVAVFTGLLAITVRRTSHRDSRENCVAQTPETATGVSGGHGARALSRAAPDCSSVRVDATILRPTDAVGGVQAPVWTCSHAEDPVESGVLGSPGARASAGRARGRAGADAKNGLRLARLCLWTSATVASTNLARKNLVMCVSLAQNACAAARPNQRHVPVMHQL; encoded by the exons ATGGAGTCCTTGTTCCGTCACATGCAGAACTGGCACTCAGCAGCGCATGCGCCTTTGCGACAGTCCATCACCCAACGTGTGTGGACGAGAGTGTTCTGGGGCCAGGATGGagcaacaagtttgttttttaggAGATTGtccacatcctcctcctccttcctgcg AGTGGACTCCCTGGGGTTCATGGAGCAGGTGTCTGGTCACCTGTGGAGATGGGGTAGTGGAGAGGAGCAGACGCTGTTTGTCGCCGTCTTTACTGGACTGCTCGCCATCACAGTGCGGAGGACCAGCCACCGAGACTCGCGAGAGAACTGTGTGGCCCAAACCCCG GAGACGGCAACTGGGGTCAGTGGGGGTCATGGGGCGCGTGCCCTGTCTCGTGCGGCTCCGGACTGCAGCAGCGTTCGCGTCGATGCGACAATCCTCCGCCCAACGGATGCGGTCGGGGGTGTCCAGGCTCCAGTGTGGACTTGCAGCCATGCA GAGGACCCTGTAGAG agtgGAGTTCTTGGGAGCCCTGGTGCTCGTGCGAGTGCCGGAAGGGCACGAGGGCGCGCAGGCGCGGATGCCAAGAACGGTCTTCGACTGGCGAGGTTGTGCCTGTGGACATCCGCCACTGTGGCTTCAACCAATCTCGCGAGGAAGAACCTTGTGATGTGCGTCTCACTTGCCCAG aatGCATGCGCAGCTGCGAGGCCTAACCAACGGCATGTACCCGTCATGCACCAGCTGTAG
- the LOC112567537 gene encoding uncharacterized protein LOC112567537: MDITLCKPGFEYDSFIGRCVPGESPSCTLRDCVTSCQGQSGRVPSCQAECSGYFDCSQDRGPQIFCPSGQEFNAHSRRCEAPPSPTCKRVTSDVMYGDAPDDNYFDIEDENAEEKYKELLKQSGVVATLGLDVNSLPLGKKKATKSSRMSEKDKETVQCQKDCSGLAPGLYQSCTGCDNYLVCTKHGITRLGRCPSNKVWDDKRKKCRKTSLTCKSSASNELDPGTS, translated from the exons ATGGACATCACGTTGTGTAAGCCTGGGTTTGAGTACGACTCTTTCATCGGGAGGTGCGTGCCGGGCGAGTCGCCCTCCTGCACCCTGCGGGACTGTGTGACCTCTTGCCAGGGTCAGAGCGGTCGAGTCCCGTCGTGTCAAGCAGAGTGTTCCGGGTACTTTGACTGCAGTCAGGATCGGGGACCACAAATCTTCTGTCCGTCAGGCCAAGAGTTCAATGCCCATTCTCGTCGCTGTGAGGCGCCACCGTCACCTACTTGTAAACGTGTGACTTCTGA CGTCATGTACGGCGATGCTCCCGATGACAACTACTTCGACATTGAAGACGAAAACGCCGAGGAAAAATACAAAGAGCTGCTGAAGCAAAGCGGAGTGGTCGCCACACTGGGCCTCGATGTGAACTCGCTGCCTCT TGGTAAAAAGAAGGCAACGAAAAGTTCCCGGATGTCGGAGAAGGACAAGGAGACAGTTCAGTGCCAGAAGGACTGCTCAGGCTTGGCGCCCGGCCTCTACCAGTCCTGCACGGGCTGCGACAACTACCTCGTCTGCACCAAACATGGCATTACCCGTCTGGGCCGTTGCCCTAGCAACAAGGTGTGGGACGACAAACGCAAGAAATGCAGGAAGACGTCCCTCACGTGCAAGTCCTCTGCTAGCAACGAGCTCGACCCTGGGACATCTTGA